One Triticum dicoccoides isolate Atlit2015 ecotype Zavitan chromosome 4B, WEW_v2.0, whole genome shotgun sequence genomic window carries:
- the LOC119292334 gene encoding anthocyanidin 3-O-glucosyltransferase 2-like produces the protein MAASRTPTLVLVPEWGTGHLMSMLESCKRILLCGGRAFSITLLVMRPPTAQATSEVEAHVRREAASGLDIRFHRLPAVQPPADAAGVEEFIARYIQLHAPHVRDAVAGMPCPVAALVLDLFAAPMVDVARDLGVPSYVFMSSTGAMLALMLHLPVLHQVVTVEFSQVDGEVVHVPGLPPIPPESMPCPVVDKKSPNYTWFLRLGHSFMDATGIIANTADELEPGALAAVADGRAVPGRPEPPVYPVGPVLLLRSSDRRKDDSDPPPHQCIAWLDAQPPASVVFLCFGSMGWFEAAQVVEITAALERCGHRFLWVLRGPPSSESGAGAPDGSEHPTDAKLEELLPEGFLQRTEGKGLVWPTWVPQKDILAHPAVGGFVTHAGWNSVLESLWHGLPMAPWPLYAEQHLNAFELVADMGVAVPLKVDRKRDNLVEAADLERAVKCLMGEEGRKARERAAEMRDVCRNAVSKGGSSDAALQRLSEALHHGAVLPPTM, from the coding sequence atgGCCGCTAGTCGGACGCCGACGCTGGTGCTGGTGCCGGAGTGGGGCACCGGCCACCTCATGTCCATGCTCGAGTCCTGCAAGCGCATCCTTCTCTGCGGCGGCCGCGCCTTCTCCATCACGCTGCTCGTCATGCGCCCGCCCACCGCCCAGGCCACCTCCGAGGTCGAGGCGCACGTCCGCCGCGAGGCCGCCTCCGGCCTCGACATCCGCTTCCACCGCCTCCCCGCCGTGCAGCCTCCGGCTGACGCTGCCGGGGTCGAGGAGTTCATCGCGCGCTACATCCAGCTCCACGCGCCCCACGTCAGGGACGCCGTCGCGGGGATGCCGTGCCCCGTCGCCGCGCTCGTGCTCGACCTGTTCGCGGCGCCCATGGTCGACGTCGCCCGcgacctgggcgtgccctcctacgtCTTCATGTCCTCCACCGGCGCCATGCTCGCGCTCATGCTGCACCTGCCCGTGCTCCACCAGGTGGTCACCGTGGAGTTCAGCCAGGTGGACGGAGAGGTGGTGCACGTGCCCGGGCTGCCGCCGATACCGCCCGAGTCCATGCCGTGCCCGGTGGTGGACAAGAAGAGCCCCAACTACACGTGGTTCCTGCGCCTCGGCCACAGCTTTATGGACGCCACGGGAATCATCGCAAACACCGCGGACGAGCTCGAGCCGGGGGCCCTCGCGGCCGTCGCCGACGGCCGCGCCGTGCCAGGGCGCCCCGAGCCGCCGGTGTACCCCGTCGGCCCCGTGCTCTTGCTTCGCAGCAGTGACAGAAGGAAGGATGACTCGGATCCACCGCCGCACCAGTGCATCGCCTGGCTGGACGCGCAGCCGCCGGCGTCGGTGGTGTTCCTCTGTTTCGGGAGCATGGGCTGGTTCGAGGCAGCGCAGGTGGTGGAGATCACGGCGGCGCTTGAGCGGTGCGGCCACCGCTTCCTGTGGGTCCTCCGTGGCCCGCCATCCTCGGAGTCGGGCGCCGGCGCGCCGGACGGGTCGGAGCACCCGACGGACGCGAAGCTGGAGGAGCTGCTCCCAGAGGGGTTCTTGCAGAGGACGGAGGGCAAGGGCCTGGTGTGGCCGACGTGGGTGCCGCAGAAGGACATCCTGGCGCACCCGGCCGTGGGGGGGTTCGTGACGCACGCCGGGTGGAACTCGGTGCTGGAGAGCCTGTGGCACGGCCTGCCAATGGCGCCGTGGCCTCTCTACGCGGAGCAGCACCTGAACGCCTtcgagctcgtcgccgacatgGGGGTCGCCGTGCCGCTCAAGGTGGACCGGAAGCGGGACAACTTGGTGGAGGCGGCGGACCTGGAACGAGCGGTCAAGTGTCTGATGGGCGAGGAGGGGCGGAAGGCCAGGGAGAGGGCCGCCGAGATGAGAGACGTCTGCCGCAACGCCGTCAGCAAGGGTGGCTCCTCCGACGCTGCGTTGCAGAGGCTCTCGGAGGCGCTCCACCACGGCGCCGTGCTGCCCCCGACCATGTGA